The Herbaspirillum sp. DW155 genomic interval GGCTTCTTCCGCGCCGACCGGGAAGATGTCGACGGTCTTGCCGTTGAGCTTGTAGCCGGTGCACAGCTTCAACGACTCCAGGCCGTCCAGCACGTCCAGCTTGGTCAGGCACATGCCGGAGACGCCGTTGATCTGCACCGAGCGCTTCAGCAAGGCAGCATCGAACCAGCCGCAGCGGCGCGCACGGCCGGTGACGGTACCGAATTCATGGCCGACCGAGGCCAGGTGCTTGCCGGTGCCGGCGTCCGTCGGCAGTTCGGCCGGGAACGGGCCCGAACCGACGCGGGTGGTGTAGGCCTTGGTGATGCCCATGATGTAGTGCAGCATGCCCGGCCCCACGCCCGCACCGGCGGCGGCATTGCCGGCCACGCAGTTGCTGGAGGTGACGAACGGGTAGGTGCCGTGGTCCACGTCCAGCAGGCTGCCTTGCGCGCCTTCGAACAGGATCTTGCCGCCGGCCTTGTGGATGGCATACAGGTCGCTGGAGACGTCGGTGACCATGGGCTTGATGCGCGGCACGTTGGCCAGGGCTTCGTCCAGGGTCTTCTGGTAGTCCACCGGCTGGGTCTTCAGGTAGTGGGTCAGGACGAAGTTGTGGTAGTCCAGATTGGCCAGCAGCTTTTCGGCGAAGCGCTTTTCGTTGAGCAAGTCAGCCACGCGGATAGCGCGACGGGCCACCTTGTCTTCGTAGGCCGGGCCGATGCCCTTGCCGGTGGTACCGATCTTGTCGACGCCACGGGCGGCTTCACGCGCCACGTCCAGCGCCACGTGATACGGCAGGATCAGCGGACAGGCGTCCGAGACCTTCAGGCGCGAGCAGACTTCCACACCGGCGGCTTCGAGCTTGTCGATCTCGCGCAGCAGGTCGGGCACCGACAGCACCACGCCGTTGCCGATGTAGCAAGCCACGCCTTCGCGCATGATGCCCGAGGGAATCAGTTGCAGCGCAGTCTTCTTGCCGCCGATGACCAGCGTGTGGCCGGCATTGTGGCCGCCCTGGAAACGCACCACGCCCTGGGCGTGATCGGTCAGCCAATCGACGATCTTGCCCTTACCTTCGTCGCCCCATTGCGTACCGATGACGACGACATTCTTTGCATTGCTGTTCTGTAACATGACTCAACCCAAGTTTTTGATAATCCAGTTTCCATTGCTGAAATCGAGTGCGCGATCGCAATCGAATTCGTCCTGATCGTTTTCGTGGCCGGGAAGGCTTTGGATCACGATCTCTCCCGCTTGCCGCAATTGCGCTATTTTCTCACGCAGACCGGCGTCCCTGCCCCAAGGGGCGAGGATGGCGCGTTTTCGTTCTGCGCCCGGCATCAGTCGTGCCAGTTCACGCAGGTCCAGGGAGAAGCCGGTAGCCGGCCGTGCACGGCCGAAAGCTTCACCCACATGGTCGTAGCGGCCGCCGCGCACCACCGCATTGGGCAGGCCCGGCACATAGGCGGAAAACATCACGCCGCTGTGGTAATGGTAGCCGCGCAGGTCGGCCAGATCGATGGTGACGGCCGCGCCTTCATGGCCGGCCGCCAGTTCCACCAGGGCTTGCAGCTCGTCGAGCGCCTGGCCGATGCCGGGCAGCGCCGGCAAGGTGATACGGGCGCGGGCGATGACCGCGATGTCGCCGTACAGGTTGGGCAGCGCCAGCAAGGCGGCGCGGGTACCTTCCTGATAGGAGGCAGTGATTTCCTTGAGGCCCGGCACATCCTTGGCCTGCAGCAGGCCGAAGAGCTGCGCTTCATCGCGCTTGGCGGCCGCATCATTGGCGATGATGGCACGCAGCACGCCGACGTGGCACAGGTCCAGGCGGATGGTGCGCATGCCGGCCAGGGCCAGCGAATTCAAGGCCAGTTCCTGAATTTCGGCATCGGCTTCGAGGCCGGCATGACCATAGATCTCGGCGCCGATCTGGATCGGTTCGCGGGTGGCGTGCAGGCCTGTCGGGCGCGTATGCAGCACGCTGCCCGCATAGCACAGGCGGGTGACCGAAGCGCGATTGAGCAGGTGGGCGTCGATGCGCGCCACTTGCGTGGTCATGTCGGCGCGTACGCCCAGGGTGCGGCCGGAGAGCTGGTCGACCAGCTTGAAGGTGCGCAGGTCGGTGTCCTGGCCGGCGCCGGTGAGCAGCGATTCGAGATACTCCAGCAGCGGCGGCATGACCATTTC includes:
- a CDS encoding ATP phosphoribosyltransferase regulatory subunit, which codes for MPNWLLPENIADVLPSEARKIEELRRRLLDNFRLYGYEMVMPPLLEYLESLLTGAGQDTDLRTFKLVDQLSGRTLGVRADMTTQVARIDAHLLNRASVTRLCYAGSVLHTRPTGLHATREPIQIGAEIYGHAGLEADAEIQELALNSLALAGMRTIRLDLCHVGVLRAIIANDAAAKRDEAQLFGLLQAKDVPGLKEITASYQEGTRAALLALPNLYGDIAVIARARITLPALPGIGQALDELQALVELAAGHEGAAVTIDLADLRGYHYHSGVMFSAYVPGLPNAVVRGGRYDHVGEAFGRARPATGFSLDLRELARLMPGAERKRAILAPWGRDAGLREKIAQLRQAGEIVIQSLPGHENDQDEFDCDRALDFSNGNWIIKNLG
- a CDS encoding adenylosuccinate synthase; protein product: MLQNSNAKNVVVIGTQWGDEGKGKIVDWLTDHAQGVVRFQGGHNAGHTLVIGGKKTALQLIPSGIMREGVACYIGNGVVLSVPDLLREIDKLEAAGVEVCSRLKVSDACPLILPYHVALDVAREAARGVDKIGTTGKGIGPAYEDKVARRAIRVADLLNEKRFAEKLLANLDYHNFVLTHYLKTQPVDYQKTLDEALANVPRIKPMVTDVSSDLYAIHKAGGKILFEGAQGSLLDVDHGTYPFVTSSNCVAGNAAAGAGVGPGMLHYIMGITKAYTTRVGSGPFPAELPTDAGTGKHLASVGHEFGTVTGRARRCGWFDAALLKRSVQINGVSGMCLTKLDVLDGLESLKLCTGYKLNGKTVDIFPVGAEEAAACEPIYEEMPGWSETTVGAKSLDALPANARAYIKRIEELVGVPIDMISTGPDREETIVLRHPFK